The Astatotilapia calliptera chromosome 2, fAstCal1.2, whole genome shotgun sequence genome includes a window with the following:
- the LOC113032224 gene encoding NLR family CARD domain-containing protein 3-like isoform X3: MPHSNGPAGPETGNKLNSVSMKTDQPMESYFKKIADGRIDHRLQSSGSSPSCVSFNSNKSKSMIYKFKKQDPDELKIEDWENSEDQSHQYDVDSKFMQLEDNIIPFGKNELKNLQKSVSPDNSEGNECEDDRFLGCDDKQQKDSFLRSTLHFLRKMNQGKLADCLQSKCHAAVCQHKFKYSLKMKFQCVLEGIAKARNPTHLNQIYAELYITDGDTTEVNNEHEIRQLETSSRKVDRQETTIKREDIFKGLPGKKEEIRTVLTKGVAGIGKTVLTQKFTLDWTENISNQDIQFTFPFTFRELNVLKEKKFSLVELVHHFFTDIKKAGICSFDEFRVMFIFDGLDECRFSLDFHNTEILTDATQFASVDVLLINLIRGNLLPYAHLWITTRPAAANQIPPEFVDMVTEVRGFTDEQKEEYFRKRFKNEDQATSIVSHIKSSWSLHIMCHIPVFCWITATVLDDVRKTREGAELPKTLTEMYIYFLVVQSKVRKIKYHGDAETDPHWNSESKKMIESLGKLAFDQLQKGNLIFYESDLTECGIDIRAASVYSGVFTQIFKEESGLYQDKVFCFVHLSVQEFLAALHVHLTFINSGINVLEDQLKMPLWSKLFKERNYLKYLHQSAIDKALESPNGHLDLFLRFLLGLSTQTNQGLLQGLLTDTKRHFESNQETIQHIKKKIGENLSAEKSINLFHCLNELNNCSLVEEIQQSLRSGSLSIDKLSPAQWSALVFILLSSENDLDVFNLKKYSALLRLLPVVKASRKAVLTFCTLAKRSFEALSSVFTSESSRLRELDLSNNNPQDLGLKILSAGLGSPQCMLDNLRLNGCFITERNVGSLASVLSSQTCSLRVLDLSNNDLQDSGVELLSCGLQGPSCTLETLRLSVCNLSEASCAALSSVLSLQSSRLRELDLNNNNLQDSGVKLLLIGLKNPHCRLETLRISGCLITEEGCASLASALTSNPSHLRELDLSYNHPGDSGKRLLSSGLEDPCWRLQSLKLEPAGVQWLRQGLRKCKYVLK; encoded by the exons atgcCACACTCTAATGGACCTGCTGGACCTGAAACTGGAAATAAACTAAATTCTGTGTCCATGAAAACTGACCAGCCAATGGagtcttattttaaaaaaattgctgaTGGAAG gatTGATCACAGACTACAATCTTCTGGATCTTCACCCAGCTGTGTCTCCTTCAACAGCAACAAGTcaaaaagcatgatttataAGTTTAAAAAGCAAGATCCTGATGAGCTGAA GATTGAGGACTGGGAGAACTCAGAGGATCAAAGTCATCAGTATGACGTGGACTCCAAATTTATG CAACTGGAGGACAATATTATCCCTTTTGggaaaaatgaactgaaaaacCTGCAGAAGAGTGTGAGTCCAGATAACTCAGAAGGCAATGAGTGTGAGGATGACAGATTTTTGGGGTGTGACgacaaacagcagaaagacTCATTTCTAAGGAGCACGCTGCACTTCCTAAGAAAAATGAACCAGGGGAAGCTGGCTGACTGTCTACAGAGCA AATGCCATGCTGCAGTTTGTCAGCATAAATTTAAATACAGTCTGAAGATGAAATTTCAGTGTGTGCTTGAGGGCATTGCTAAAGCAAGAAACCCTACCCATCTGAATCAGATCTACGCTGAACTCTACATTACAGATGGGGATACTACAGAGGTCAATAATGAACATGAAATCAGACAGCTTGAAacatcatccaggaaagtagaCAGGCAAGAAACAACAATCAAACgagaagacatttttaaaggtttacctggaaaaaaggaagagaTCAGAACAGTGCTCACAAAGGGAGTGGccggcattgggaaaacagtcttaactcagaagttcactctggactggactgaaaacataagcaaccaggacatccagttcacatttccatttactttcagagagctgaatgtactgaaagagaaaaagttcagcttggtggaacttgttcatcacttctttactgacataaaaaaagcaggaatctgcagctttgatgAGTTTCGGGtcatgttcatctttgatggtctggacgAGTGTCGATTTTCTCTGGACTTTCACAACACTGAGATCCTGACTGATGCTACACAATTTGCCTCAGTGGATGTGTTGCTaataaacctcatcaggggtAATCTGCTTCCCTATGCTcacctctggataaccacacggcctgcagcagccaatcagattccTCCTGAGTTTGTTGACATGGTGACAGAAGTCAGAGGGTTCACCGATGAACAAAaagaggagtacttcaggaagagattcaaaAATGAAGACCAGGCCACAAGCATTGTTTCCCACATCAAGTCATCAtggagcctccacatcatgtgccatATCCCAGTTTTCtgttggatcactgctacagttctggacgATGTACGGAAGACTAGAGAGGGAGCAGAGCTACCAAAGActctgactgagatgtacatctATTTCCTGGTGGTTCAGTCTAAAGTAAGGAAGATCAAGTATCATGGTGATGCTGaaacagatccacactggaatTCAGAGAGCAAGAAGATGATTGaatctctgggaaaactggcttttgaccAGTTACaaaaaggaaacctgatcttttatgaatcagacctgacggagtgtggcatcgatatcagagcagcctcggtgtactcaggagtgttcacacagatctttaaagaggagagcggactgtaccaggacaaggtgtttTGCTTCgtccatctgagtgttcaggagtttctggctgctcttcatgtccatctgaccttcatcaactctggtATTAATGTGCTGGAAGATCAGCTAAAAATGCCTTTATGGTCTAAActgtttaaagaaagaaattatttaaaatatctcCACCAGAGTGCTATTGACAAGGCCTTGGAAAGTCcgaatggacacctggacttgtttcTCCGattcctcctgggtctttcaaCTCAGACCAATCAGGGTCTCCTTCAAGGCTTACTGACAGacacaaaaagacattttgagAGCAATCAGgaaacaatccagcacattAAGAAGAAAATTGGTGAGAATCTGTCTGCcgagaaaagcatcaatctcTTCCACTGTCTCAATGAACTGAACAATTGTTCTCttgtggaggagatccaacagtctCTGAGATCAGGAAGTCTCTCTATAGATAAACTGTCTCcagctcagtggtcagctctggtcttcatcttactgtcatcagaaaatGATCTGGATGTGTTTaacctgaagaaatactctgctcTTCTAAGGCTGTTGCCTGTGGTCAAAGCCTCAAGAAAAGCCGT ATTGACTTTCTGCACCCTTGCAAAGAGAAGTTTTGAGGCCTTGTCTTCAGTTTTTACTTCTGAGTCTTCTAGACTGAGAGAactggacctgagtaacaacAACCCCCAGGATTTAGGATTGAAGATATTATCTGCTGGACTTGGGAGTCCACAGTGTATGCTAGACAATC TCAGGCTGAATGGCTGTTTCATAACAGAACGAAATGTTGGTTCCCTGGCCTCAGTTCTCAGCTCCCAAACTTGCAGCCTGAGAgtgctggacctgagtaacaacgacctgcaggattcaggagtggaACTACTGTCTTGTGGCTTGCAGGGTCCTTCCTGCACGCTAGAAACTCTCAG ACTGAGTGTCTGTAACCTCTCTGAAGCAAGCTGTGCAGCCCTGTCCTCAGTTCTTAGCTTGCAATCCTCTCGTCTCAGAGAGCTGGATCTGAATAATAACAACCTGCAAGATTCAGGAGTAAAATTGCTGTTGATAGGACTGAAGAATCCACACTGTAGACTGGAAACTCTCAG GATATCAGGCTGTTTGATTACAGAGGAAGGCTGTGCTTCTCTAGCCTCAGCCCTGACTTCTAACCCCTCTCATCTGAgggagctggacctgagctacaatcacCCAGGAGACTCAGGAAAAAGGCTGCTATCTTCTGGACTTGAAGATCCCTGTTGGAGACTACAGAGTCTCAA GTTGGAGCCTGCTGGTGTCCAGTGGCTCAGACaaggtctgaggaagtgtaagtatGTTTTAAAATGA
- the LOC113032224 gene encoding NLR family CARD domain-containing protein 3-like isoform X1, whose translation MPHSNGPAGPETGNKLNSVSMKTDQPMESYFKKIADGRIDHRLQSSGSSPSCVSFNSNKSKSMIYKFKKQDPDELKIEDWENSEDQSHQYDVDSKFMQLEDNIIPFGKNELKNLQKSVSPDNSEGNECEDDRFLGCDDKQQKDSFLRSTLHFLRKMNQGKLADCLQSKCHAAVCQHKFKYSLKMKFQCVLEGIAKARNPTHLNQIYAELYITDGDTTEVNNEHEIRQLETSSRKVDRQETTIKREDIFKGLPGKKEEIRTVLTKGVAGIGKTVLTQKFTLDWTENISNQDIQFTFPFTFRELNVLKEKKFSLVELVHHFFTDIKKAGICSFDEFRVMFIFDGLDECRFSLDFHNTEILTDATQFASVDVLLINLIRGNLLPYAHLWITTRPAAANQIPPEFVDMVTEVRGFTDEQKEEYFRKRFKNEDQATSIVSHIKSSWSLHIMCHIPVFCWITATVLDDVRKTREGAELPKTLTEMYIYFLVVQSKVRKIKYHGDAETDPHWNSESKKMIESLGKLAFDQLQKGNLIFYESDLTECGIDIRAASVYSGVFTQIFKEESGLYQDKVFCFVHLSVQEFLAALHVHLTFINSGINVLEDQLKMPLWSKLFKERNYLKYLHQSAIDKALESPNGHLDLFLRFLLGLSTQTNQGLLQGLLTDTKRHFESNQETIQHIKKKIGENLSAEKSINLFHCLNELNNCSLVEEIQQSLRSGSLSIDKLSPAQWSALVFILLSSENDLDVFNLKKYSALLRLLPVVKASRKAVLNGCFITERNVGSLASVLSSQTCSLRVLDLSNNDLQDSGVELLSCGLQGPSCTLETLRLSVCNLSEASCAALSSVLSLQSSRLRELDLNNNNLQDSGVKLLLIGLKNPHCRLETLRISGCLITEEGCASLASALTSNPSHLRELDLSYNHPGDSGKRLLSSGLEDPCWRLQSLKLEPAGVQWLRQGLRKYFCELTVNTDTVNRNLKLSDNNRNVTYVKENQSYPDHPDRFDQNHQLLCRDGLTGRCYWEVEWSGGVHISVSYKRISRRGERNDSWFGGNPQSWSLFTDGGYSIWHDTKGTSISSCSSSSSVSGRVAVYVDCPAGILSFYRVSSDKLIHLHTFNTTFDEPLYPGFGLWSWSYLSLASSVRLCSLQK comes from the exons atgcCACACTCTAATGGACCTGCTGGACCTGAAACTGGAAATAAACTAAATTCTGTGTCCATGAAAACTGACCAGCCAATGGagtcttattttaaaaaaattgctgaTGGAAG gatTGATCACAGACTACAATCTTCTGGATCTTCACCCAGCTGTGTCTCCTTCAACAGCAACAAGTcaaaaagcatgatttataAGTTTAAAAAGCAAGATCCTGATGAGCTGAA GATTGAGGACTGGGAGAACTCAGAGGATCAAAGTCATCAGTATGACGTGGACTCCAAATTTATG CAACTGGAGGACAATATTATCCCTTTTGggaaaaatgaactgaaaaacCTGCAGAAGAGTGTGAGTCCAGATAACTCAGAAGGCAATGAGTGTGAGGATGACAGATTTTTGGGGTGTGACgacaaacagcagaaagacTCATTTCTAAGGAGCACGCTGCACTTCCTAAGAAAAATGAACCAGGGGAAGCTGGCTGACTGTCTACAGAGCA AATGCCATGCTGCAGTTTGTCAGCATAAATTTAAATACAGTCTGAAGATGAAATTTCAGTGTGTGCTTGAGGGCATTGCTAAAGCAAGAAACCCTACCCATCTGAATCAGATCTACGCTGAACTCTACATTACAGATGGGGATACTACAGAGGTCAATAATGAACATGAAATCAGACAGCTTGAAacatcatccaggaaagtagaCAGGCAAGAAACAACAATCAAACgagaagacatttttaaaggtttacctggaaaaaaggaagagaTCAGAACAGTGCTCACAAAGGGAGTGGccggcattgggaaaacagtcttaactcagaagttcactctggactggactgaaaacataagcaaccaggacatccagttcacatttccatttactttcagagagctgaatgtactgaaagagaaaaagttcagcttggtggaacttgttcatcacttctttactgacataaaaaaagcaggaatctgcagctttgatgAGTTTCGGGtcatgttcatctttgatggtctggacgAGTGTCGATTTTCTCTGGACTTTCACAACACTGAGATCCTGACTGATGCTACACAATTTGCCTCAGTGGATGTGTTGCTaataaacctcatcaggggtAATCTGCTTCCCTATGCTcacctctggataaccacacggcctgcagcagccaatcagattccTCCTGAGTTTGTTGACATGGTGACAGAAGTCAGAGGGTTCACCGATGAACAAAaagaggagtacttcaggaagagattcaaaAATGAAGACCAGGCCACAAGCATTGTTTCCCACATCAAGTCATCAtggagcctccacatcatgtgccatATCCCAGTTTTCtgttggatcactgctacagttctggacgATGTACGGAAGACTAGAGAGGGAGCAGAGCTACCAAAGActctgactgagatgtacatctATTTCCTGGTGGTTCAGTCTAAAGTAAGGAAGATCAAGTATCATGGTGATGCTGaaacagatccacactggaatTCAGAGAGCAAGAAGATGATTGaatctctgggaaaactggcttttgaccAGTTACaaaaaggaaacctgatcttttatgaatcagacctgacggagtgtggcatcgatatcagagcagcctcggtgtactcaggagtgttcacacagatctttaaagaggagagcggactgtaccaggacaaggtgtttTGCTTCgtccatctgagtgttcaggagtttctggctgctcttcatgtccatctgaccttcatcaactctggtATTAATGTGCTGGAAGATCAGCTAAAAATGCCTTTATGGTCTAAActgtttaaagaaagaaattatttaaaatatctcCACCAGAGTGCTATTGACAAGGCCTTGGAAAGTCcgaatggacacctggacttgtttcTCCGattcctcctgggtctttcaaCTCAGACCAATCAGGGTCTCCTTCAAGGCTTACTGACAGacacaaaaagacattttgagAGCAATCAGgaaacaatccagcacattAAGAAGAAAATTGGTGAGAATCTGTCTGCcgagaaaagcatcaatctcTTCCACTGTCTCAATGAACTGAACAATTGTTCTCttgtggaggagatccaacagtctCTGAGATCAGGAAGTCTCTCTATAGATAAACTGTCTCcagctcagtggtcagctctggtcttcatcttactgtcatcagaaaatGATCTGGATGTGTTTaacctgaagaaatactctgctcTTCTAAGGCTGTTGCCTGTGGTCAAAGCCTCAAGAAAAGCCGT GCTGAATGGCTGTTTCATAACAGAACGAAATGTTGGTTCCCTGGCCTCAGTTCTCAGCTCCCAAACTTGCAGCCTGAGAgtgctggacctgagtaacaacgacctgcaggattcaggagtggaACTACTGTCTTGTGGCTTGCAGGGTCCTTCCTGCACGCTAGAAACTCTCAG ACTGAGTGTCTGTAACCTCTCTGAAGCAAGCTGTGCAGCCCTGTCCTCAGTTCTTAGCTTGCAATCCTCTCGTCTCAGAGAGCTGGATCTGAATAATAACAACCTGCAAGATTCAGGAGTAAAATTGCTGTTGATAGGACTGAAGAATCCACACTGTAGACTGGAAACTCTCAG GATATCAGGCTGTTTGATTACAGAGGAAGGCTGTGCTTCTCTAGCCTCAGCCCTGACTTCTAACCCCTCTCATCTGAgggagctggacctgagctacaatcacCCAGGAGACTCAGGAAAAAGGCTGCTATCTTCTGGACTTGAAGATCCCTGTTGGAGACTACAGAGTCTCAA GTTGGAGCCTGCTGGTGTCCAGTGGCTCAGACaaggtctgaggaagt ATTTCTGTGAGCTCACAGTCAACACAGATACAGTAAACAGAAACCTtaaactgtctgacaacaacaggaatgTGACATATGTGAAAGAAAatcagtcatatcctgatcatccagaccgATTTGACCAGAATCATCAGCTGCTGTGCAGAGATGGTCTGACTGgccgctgttactgggaggttgAGTGGAGTGGAGGTGTGcatatatcagtgagttacaaGAGAATCAGcaggagaggagaaagaaatgACAGTTGGTTTGGAGGGAATCCTCAGTCCTGGAGTCTGTTCACCGATGGTGGTTACTCTATCTGGCATGATACAAAAGGAACATCCATCTCTTCctgttcctcttcttcctctgtctctggcagagtagcagtgtatgtggactgtcctgctggcattctgtctttttacagagtctcctctgacaagctgatccacctccacaccttcaacaccacgtTTGATGAACCTCTGTATCCTGGGTTTGGACTCTGGTCTTGGTCTTACTTATCACTGGCTTCCTCGGTACGTTTGTGTTCTTTGCAGAAATAA
- the LOC113032224 gene encoding NLR family CARD domain-containing protein 3-like isoform X2, producing the protein MQLEDNIIPFGKNELKNLQKSVSPDNSEGNECEDDRFLGCDDKQQKDSFLRSTLHFLRKMNQGKLADCLQSKCHAAVCQHKFKYSLKMKFQCVLEGIAKARNPTHLNQIYAELYITDGDTTEVNNEHEIRQLETSSRKVDRQETTIKREDIFKGLPGKKEEIRTVLTKGVAGIGKTVLTQKFTLDWTENISNQDIQFTFPFTFRELNVLKEKKFSLVELVHHFFTDIKKAGICSFDEFRVMFIFDGLDECRFSLDFHNTEILTDATQFASVDVLLINLIRGNLLPYAHLWITTRPAAANQIPPEFVDMVTEVRGFTDEQKEEYFRKRFKNEDQATSIVSHIKSSWSLHIMCHIPVFCWITATVLDDVRKTREGAELPKTLTEMYIYFLVVQSKVRKIKYHGDAETDPHWNSESKKMIESLGKLAFDQLQKGNLIFYESDLTECGIDIRAASVYSGVFTQIFKEESGLYQDKVFCFVHLSVQEFLAALHVHLTFINSGINVLEDQLKMPLWSKLFKERNYLKYLHQSAIDKALESPNGHLDLFLRFLLGLSTQTNQGLLQGLLTDTKRHFESNQETIQHIKKKIGENLSAEKSINLFHCLNELNNCSLVEEIQQSLRSGSLSIDKLSPAQWSALVFILLSSENDLDVFNLKKYSALLRLLPVVKASRKAVLTFCTLAKRSFEALSSVFTSESSRLRELDLSNNNPQDLGLKILSAGLGSPQCMLDNLRLNGCFITERNVGSLASVLSSQTCSLRVLDLSNNDLQDSGVELLSCGLQGPSCTLETLRLSVCNLSEASCAALSSVLSLQSSRLRELDLNNNNLQDSGVKLLLIGLKNPHCRLETLRISGCLITEEGCASLASALTSNPSHLRELDLSYNHPGDSGKRLLSSGLEDPCWRLQSLKLEPAGVQWLRQGLRKYFCELTVNTDTVNRNLKLSDNNRNVTYVKENQSYPDHPDRFDQNHQLLCRDGLTGRCYWEVEWSGGVHISVSYKRISRRGERNDSWFGGNPQSWSLFTDGGYSIWHDTKGTSISSCSSSSSVSGRVAVYVDCPAGILSFYRVSSDKLIHLHTFNTTFDEPLYPGFGLWSWSYLSLASSVRLCSLQK; encoded by the exons ATG CAACTGGAGGACAATATTATCCCTTTTGggaaaaatgaactgaaaaacCTGCAGAAGAGTGTGAGTCCAGATAACTCAGAAGGCAATGAGTGTGAGGATGACAGATTTTTGGGGTGTGACgacaaacagcagaaagacTCATTTCTAAGGAGCACGCTGCACTTCCTAAGAAAAATGAACCAGGGGAAGCTGGCTGACTGTCTACAGAGCA AATGCCATGCTGCAGTTTGTCAGCATAAATTTAAATACAGTCTGAAGATGAAATTTCAGTGTGTGCTTGAGGGCATTGCTAAAGCAAGAAACCCTACCCATCTGAATCAGATCTACGCTGAACTCTACATTACAGATGGGGATACTACAGAGGTCAATAATGAACATGAAATCAGACAGCTTGAAacatcatccaggaaagtagaCAGGCAAGAAACAACAATCAAACgagaagacatttttaaaggtttacctggaaaaaaggaagagaTCAGAACAGTGCTCACAAAGGGAGTGGccggcattgggaaaacagtcttaactcagaagttcactctggactggactgaaaacataagcaaccaggacatccagttcacatttccatttactttcagagagctgaatgtactgaaagagaaaaagttcagcttggtggaacttgttcatcacttctttactgacataaaaaaagcaggaatctgcagctttgatgAGTTTCGGGtcatgttcatctttgatggtctggacgAGTGTCGATTTTCTCTGGACTTTCACAACACTGAGATCCTGACTGATGCTACACAATTTGCCTCAGTGGATGTGTTGCTaataaacctcatcaggggtAATCTGCTTCCCTATGCTcacctctggataaccacacggcctgcagcagccaatcagattccTCCTGAGTTTGTTGACATGGTGACAGAAGTCAGAGGGTTCACCGATGAACAAAaagaggagtacttcaggaagagattcaaaAATGAAGACCAGGCCACAAGCATTGTTTCCCACATCAAGTCATCAtggagcctccacatcatgtgccatATCCCAGTTTTCtgttggatcactgctacagttctggacgATGTACGGAAGACTAGAGAGGGAGCAGAGCTACCAAAGActctgactgagatgtacatctATTTCCTGGTGGTTCAGTCTAAAGTAAGGAAGATCAAGTATCATGGTGATGCTGaaacagatccacactggaatTCAGAGAGCAAGAAGATGATTGaatctctgggaaaactggcttttgaccAGTTACaaaaaggaaacctgatcttttatgaatcagacctgacggagtgtggcatcgatatcagagcagcctcggtgtactcaggagtgttcacacagatctttaaagaggagagcggactgtaccaggacaaggtgtttTGCTTCgtccatctgagtgttcaggagtttctggctgctcttcatgtccatctgaccttcatcaactctggtATTAATGTGCTGGAAGATCAGCTAAAAATGCCTTTATGGTCTAAActgtttaaagaaagaaattatttaaaatatctcCACCAGAGTGCTATTGACAAGGCCTTGGAAAGTCcgaatggacacctggacttgtttcTCCGattcctcctgggtctttcaaCTCAGACCAATCAGGGTCTCCTTCAAGGCTTACTGACAGacacaaaaagacattttgagAGCAATCAGgaaacaatccagcacattAAGAAGAAAATTGGTGAGAATCTGTCTGCcgagaaaagcatcaatctcTTCCACTGTCTCAATGAACTGAACAATTGTTCTCttgtggaggagatccaacagtctCTGAGATCAGGAAGTCTCTCTATAGATAAACTGTCTCcagctcagtggtcagctctggtcttcatcttactgtcatcagaaaatGATCTGGATGTGTTTaacctgaagaaatactctgctcTTCTAAGGCTGTTGCCTGTGGTCAAAGCCTCAAGAAAAGCCGT ATTGACTTTCTGCACCCTTGCAAAGAGAAGTTTTGAGGCCTTGTCTTCAGTTTTTACTTCTGAGTCTTCTAGACTGAGAGAactggacctgagtaacaacAACCCCCAGGATTTAGGATTGAAGATATTATCTGCTGGACTTGGGAGTCCACAGTGTATGCTAGACAATC TCAGGCTGAATGGCTGTTTCATAACAGAACGAAATGTTGGTTCCCTGGCCTCAGTTCTCAGCTCCCAAACTTGCAGCCTGAGAgtgctggacctgagtaacaacgacctgcaggattcaggagtggaACTACTGTCTTGTGGCTTGCAGGGTCCTTCCTGCACGCTAGAAACTCTCAG ACTGAGTGTCTGTAACCTCTCTGAAGCAAGCTGTGCAGCCCTGTCCTCAGTTCTTAGCTTGCAATCCTCTCGTCTCAGAGAGCTGGATCTGAATAATAACAACCTGCAAGATTCAGGAGTAAAATTGCTGTTGATAGGACTGAAGAATCCACACTGTAGACTGGAAACTCTCAG GATATCAGGCTGTTTGATTACAGAGGAAGGCTGTGCTTCTCTAGCCTCAGCCCTGACTTCTAACCCCTCTCATCTGAgggagctggacctgagctacaatcacCCAGGAGACTCAGGAAAAAGGCTGCTATCTTCTGGACTTGAAGATCCCTGTTGGAGACTACAGAGTCTCAA GTTGGAGCCTGCTGGTGTCCAGTGGCTCAGACaaggtctgaggaagt ATTTCTGTGAGCTCACAGTCAACACAGATACAGTAAACAGAAACCTtaaactgtctgacaacaacaggaatgTGACATATGTGAAAGAAAatcagtcatatcctgatcatccagaccgATTTGACCAGAATCATCAGCTGCTGTGCAGAGATGGTCTGACTGgccgctgttactgggaggttgAGTGGAGTGGAGGTGTGcatatatcagtgagttacaaGAGAATCAGcaggagaggagaaagaaatgACAGTTGGTTTGGAGGGAATCCTCAGTCCTGGAGTCTGTTCACCGATGGTGGTTACTCTATCTGGCATGATACAAAAGGAACATCCATCTCTTCctgttcctcttcttcctctgtctctggcagagtagcagtgtatgtggactgtcctgctggcattctgtctttttacagagtctcctctgacaagctgatccacctccacaccttcaacaccacgtTTGATGAACCTCTGTATCCTGGGTTTGGACTCTGGTCTTGGTCTTACTTATCACTGGCTTCCTCGGTACGTTTGTGTTCTTTGCAGAAATAA